A genome region from Bacillaceae bacterium IKA-2 includes the following:
- a CDS encoding sodium:proton antiporter: MFSNNNQNNLLVTMLISLVSVFFIYQYRYRVMNRILGTYWFRRLAVAGVMQIPYIRDRIFGRFMTF, encoded by the coding sequence ATGTTTTCTAACAATAATCAAAATAATTTATTGGTAACAATGTTAATTTCGCTTGTTTCTGTTTTCTTCATTTACCAATATAGGTATCGAGTTATGAATAGAATTCTTGGAACATATTGGTTTCGTCGCTTAGCAGTTGCAGGAGTCATGCAGATTCCATATATACGAGATCGTATTTTTGGACGGTTTATGACATTTTAA
- a CDS encoding 5-formyltetrahydrofolate cyclo-ligase, translated as MKNKGQLRNEMKQRLLKMKETDYILFCSEIKNKLLQSKEWDEATTIGITIATKREIDTIPIIEAGWKQGKQIVVPKCFPKEKKLNFYQINSFLEVEDSFYSLKEPITTLTPFVNKEQIDLVIVPGLIFDKEGYRIGFGGGYYDRYLNGYHNDTIALAFDFQLVDEVPKEAYDIPVRKIITNTSKEDVQEVR; from the coding sequence ATGAAAAACAAAGGTCAATTACGTAATGAAATGAAACAGCGTTTATTAAAAATGAAAGAAACAGATTACATACTTTTTTGTTCTGAAATAAAAAATAAATTGCTTCAAAGTAAAGAGTGGGACGAAGCGACGACCATTGGGATAACAATTGCTACTAAACGAGAAATCGATACAATTCCAATTATTGAAGCAGGTTGGAAGCAAGGAAAACAAATCGTCGTTCCGAAATGCTTTCCTAAGGAAAAGAAATTAAACTTCTATCAAATAAATTCTTTTCTAGAAGTTGAAGATAGTTTTTACTCGCTAAAAGAGCCAATTACCACACTTACTCCTTTTGTAAATAAAGAGCAGATTGATTTAGTTATTGTTCCAGGGCTTATTTTTGACAAAGAAGGATATCGGATAGGTTTTGGTGGAGGGTACTATGATCGATATTTAAATGGGTATCACAATGATACGATAGCTCTTGCTTTTGATTTTCAACTTGTTGATGAAGTACCAAAAGAAGCATACGATATACCTGTTAGAAAAATAATAACTAATACATCTAAAGAAGATGTTCAAGAAGTCCGGTAA
- a CDS encoding shikimate kinase encodes MKNNQMSLREKSIVFIGFMGSGKTTVGQLVAKKLYRSFIDIDQEIEKQFEMSTAEIFKTFGEKTFRDKEKEIITFFSKQRLKIISVGGGAFLQEEIREMCLSNCIVIYLDISWNSWKERLNILIDSRPVLQGRSLEEIEALFNKRQNTYSFHHSKFNTDNLEVEEVADYLIESLKLGWDIYEPNHD; translated from the coding sequence ATGAAAAATAATCAAATGTCTCTTAGAGAAAAAAGTATTGTTTTTATTGGATTTATGGGATCTGGTAAAACAACAGTTGGACAGTTGGTAGCAAAAAAACTCTATCGAAGTTTTATTGACATAGATCAAGAAATTGAAAAACAATTTGAAATGTCAACAGCTGAAATATTTAAAACCTTTGGCGAAAAAACGTTTCGGGATAAAGAAAAAGAGATCATAACTTTTTTTTCAAAACAAAGATTAAAAATTATTTCTGTTGGTGGAGGCGCTTTTTTACAAGAAGAGATTCGGGAAATGTGTTTATCTAATTGTATTGTTATTTATCTAGATATTTCTTGGAATTCATGGAAAGAACGTCTAAACATTTTAATCGATAGCCGTCCAGTATTACAGGGGCGTTCTCTTGAAGAAATTGAGGCGCTTTTTAATAAAAGGCAAAACACATATTCGTTTCATCATTCAAAGTTTAATACCGATAATCTCGAAGTTGAGGAAGTAGCTGATTATTTAATAGAATCTTTAAAGCTTGGTTGGGATATTTATGAGCCTAATCATGACTAA
- a CDS encoding L-lactate dehydrogenase, whose product MDNNKTTRIVVIGTGFVGSSYSFALLNQGITDEMVLIDLNKAKAEGDAMDLNHGMPFGSPMKIWAGDFSDCKDADIVVITAGANQGPGETRLDLIEKNAKIFKVIVSQVMKSGFDGIFLIATNPVDVLAYATWKYSGLPMERVIGSGTILDTARLRFLLGQYFNVDSRNVHAYIMGEHGDTELPVWSHTNIGGRPILSYFEDHKDGRSLEDLDKIFINVRDAAYDIIERKGATHYAIALGLVRLTRAILRNENSILTVSTLLQGEYGLDDIYIGVPAIVNSGGIREVLELNLNVDEKEKLNHSAKVLKKAMGSILV is encoded by the coding sequence ATGGATAATAATAAAACAACGAGAATAGTCGTAATTGGAACAGGATTTGTCGGCTCTAGTTACTCATTTGCGTTATTAAATCAAGGCATTACTGATGAAATGGTACTGATTGATTTAAATAAGGCAAAAGCAGAAGGCGATGCAATGGATTTAAATCACGGTATGCCATTTGGGTCACCGATGAAAATTTGGGCAGGAGATTTTTCAGATTGTAAAGATGCAGATATTGTCGTCATAACAGCAGGAGCAAATCAAGGTCCTGGAGAGACTCGATTAGATTTAATAGAAAAAAACGCAAAAATCTTCAAAGTGATTGTCAGTCAAGTAATGAAGAGCGGGTTTGACGGGATTTTCTTAATTGCTACTAATCCTGTTGATGTTCTTGCTTATGCAACTTGGAAATATTCTGGATTACCGATGGAACGAGTGATTGGTTCGGGAACTATTCTAGACACAGCCCGGCTCCGGTTTTTATTAGGGCAGTATTTCAATGTCGATTCAAGAAATGTTCACGCGTATATTATGGGAGAACATGGTGATACCGAGCTTCCTGTCTGGAGTCATACAAACATTGGTGGTAGGCCAATTCTTAGCTATTTTGAAGATCATAAAGATGGTCGCTCATTGGAAGATCTTGATAAAATATTTATTAATGTTCGTGATGCTGCTTACGATATTATTGAACGCAAAGGGGCAACCCACTACGCGATTGCCTTGGGCTTAGTTCGCTTAACGAGAGCAATTTTACGAAATGAAAATTCGATATTAACGGTGTCAACATTACTCCAAGGTGAATATGGATTAGACGATATTTATATTGGCGTTCCGGCAATTGTAAACAGTGGCGGAATAAGAGAAGTGTTAGAACTTAACTTAAATGTTGATGAAAAAGAAAAGCTCAATCATTCTGCTAAAGTTTTAAAAAAGGCAATGGGTTCAATCCTAGTATAG
- a CDS encoding ThiF family adenylyltransferase, with protein sequence MGQMDRYSRQILFQPIGEEGQRKLATKKVLIVGMGALGTVLANHLVRSGVGHVRFADRDYVEQSNLQRQMLFDEDDVRGSIPKAIAAEKRLQKINSSVTVEGIVTDVTIQNIDELMDGVDLVLDGTDNFQTRFLINDACYKVGIPFVYGGAVSSRGMSAIFIPGVTPCLRCFIGGGNSAGQTCDTIGVISPVVDIVASFQSIEALKYLTDNHDVQRKSLLTFDVWKHHMYEMKFSKKKDDCPTCSLAEYPALQGEQEQTVISLCGRETVQISMGQKLDLNEWAQKLAKVAEVSQTPFLVRVQLAEGERLVLFPDGRTLVQGTEDIARAKSLYARYIGL encoded by the coding sequence ATGGGACAAATGGACCGTTATTCTAGACAAATATTATTTCAACCAATTGGCGAGGAGGGTCAGCGAAAATTAGCAACAAAAAAAGTGTTAATAGTAGGTATGGGGGCTTTAGGAACAGTCCTAGCAAATCACCTTGTCCGTTCAGGTGTGGGACATGTTCGCTTTGCTGACCGAGACTATGTTGAACAGAGCAATTTACAAAGACAAATGCTGTTTGATGAAGATGATGTTCGTGGATCTATACCCAAGGCAATTGCAGCAGAGAAGCGATTGCAGAAAATCAATAGTAGTGTCACAGTTGAAGGTATTGTTACTGATGTTACAATTCAAAACATCGATGAATTAATGGATGGCGTTGACTTAGTTTTAGATGGCACTGATAATTTTCAGACCCGCTTTTTAATTAATGACGCTTGTTATAAAGTAGGTATTCCTTTTGTCTATGGTGGGGCAGTAAGCTCACGGGGAATGTCAGCGATTTTTATTCCCGGAGTTACTCCTTGTTTAAGGTGCTTTATTGGTGGTGGCAATTCAGCTGGGCAGACGTGTGATACAATCGGGGTTATTTCACCTGTTGTTGATATTGTTGCGTCATTTCAGAGCATTGAGGCATTAAAGTATTTAACAGACAACCATGACGTTCAACGAAAAAGTTTACTAACTTTTGATGTATGGAAGCATCATATGTATGAAATGAAATTTTCAAAAAAGAAAGATGATTGTCCAACATGTAGCTTAGCGGAGTATCCGGCTCTTCAAGGAGAGCAAGAACAAACCGTCATCTCTCTTTGTGGTAGGGAAACAGTCCAAATTAGCATGGGGCAAAAGTTAGACTTGAATGAATGGGCTCAAAAGCTAGCGAAAGTAGCTGAAGTGTCCCAGACACCATTTTTAGTTCGCGTGCAATTAGCTGAAGGTGAGCGCCTAGTTTTATTCCCAGATGGAAGAACGTTAGTACAGGGTACAGAGGATATCGCTAGGGCTAAGAGTTTATATGCCCGTTACATAGGGCTATAA
- the rpmG gene encoding 50S ribosomal protein L33 — MRVNITLACTETGDRNYITTKNKRNNPDRLELKKYSSRLKKHTLHRETK; from the coding sequence ATGCGTGTAAATATTACATTAGCTTGTACAGAAACAGGTGATCGTAACTACATCACTACTAAAAATAAACGTAACAACCCAGATCGTCTTGAGTTAAAAAAATATAGTTCAAGATTAAAGAAGCACACTTTGCATCGCGAAACTAAGTAA